A genome region from Populus alba chromosome 5, ASM523922v2, whole genome shotgun sequence includes the following:
- the LOC118062057 gene encoding auxin-induced protein 6B-like yields the protein MAAGQAKCTKIRHIVRLRQMLRRWRNKARISANRIPSDVPAGHVAVCVGTSCRRFVVRATYLNHPIFKKLLVQAEEEFGFSNQGPLVIPCDEAVFEEVIRYISRSENGKSGRFVNLEDLQRYCHVGVKNAKLDFWTDSRPLLHADKTFW from the coding sequence ATGGCAGCTGGGCAAGCAAAATGCACCAAAATCCGCCACATAGTGAGGCTTCGCCAAATGCTAAGACGTTGGCGCAACAAGGCACGCATTTCAGCCAATCGCATACCATCAGACGTTCCAGCAGGACATGTGGCAGTCTGTGTAGGGACTAGTTGCCGGAGATTTGTGGTGCGGGCGACGTACCTGAACCACCCCATCTTTAAAAAGCTCCTGGTACAAGCCGAGGAAGAGTTTGGCTTCTCTAACCAAGGCCCATTAGTGATCCCATGCGATGAGGCCGTTTTTGAGGAAGTGATTCGATACATTTCACGGTCGGAGAATGGAAAATCCGGCCGGTTTGTGAATCTTGAGGATTTGCAGAGATACTGCCACGTTGGTGTTAAAAATGCCAAGCTTGATTTTTGGACCGATTCAAGACCTTTGCTTCATGCTGACAAGACATTCTGGTAA
- the LOC118062056 gene encoding filament-like plant protein 4, whose product MDRRSWPWKKKSSDKTEKAAAAADSGGSQEEKDSYKKPSYVQISAESYTHLTSLEDQVKTYEEQVQTLEGEIKDLNEKLSATHSEMTTKENLVKQHAKVAEEAVSGWEKAEAEALALKNHLESVTLSKLTAEDRASHLDGALKECMRQIRNLKEEHEQRVQEIVLNKNKQLDKIKMDFEAKIATLDQELLRSAAENAALSRSLQEHSNMLIKISEEKSQAEAEIELLKSNIESCEREINSHKYELHVISKELEIRNEEKNMSIRSAEAANKQHMEGVKKVAKLESECQRLRGLVRKKLPGPAALAQMKLEVESLGRDYGDSRLRRSPVKPPSPRSSSVTEFSLDNVQKFHKENEFLTERLFTMEEETKMLKEALAKRNSELQASRNLCAKTASKLQSLEAQFHISNQLKSSPKSIIQVPAEGYSSQNISNPPSLITVSEDGNDDTQSCADSWATISISEFSNFKKDNHSEKLNKAENAKHLELMDDFLEMEKLACLNVDSAATTSNSPKIKTSEVANRDASDEISLQKEDTLSEEKHNLDPPVNHLSCKKDSSAIESGSDADLSSFMKLQLRISTLLDSGSKKADMGKILEDIKQVVQDAETGASCVSKEAHCSDATTHDRQTCPEDAGIMGEKEIELSQESKTAAQITHTVSQELLPAISQIHDFVLLLGKEAMAVHDTSCDSIGLSQKIKEFSITFNKVLYSDRSLVDFVSDLAHILALASGLRFNVLGYKGNEAEISSPDCIDKIALPENKVVQKNSSVETYQNGCANISSPTSNPEVPDDGNLVLGYGSNTTSCKVSLEEFEELKSEKDNMAMDLARCTENFEMTKSQLHETEQLLAEVKSQLASAQRSNSLAETQLKCMTESYRSLETRAQELETEVNLLRLKTETLENELQEEKKSHQGALTRCKELEEQLQTNESSTVTDTECKQEKEIAAAAEKLAECQETIFLLGKQLNSLCPQTEIMGSPYSERSQIGDVFAEDEPTTSDMNLQDFDQAEMDTGGLANIHTAGAESPINSHNHPCSPSDTESSLLRSPVGSKPPKHRPTKSSSSAPMLEKHSRGFSRFFSSKGKNGY is encoded by the exons ATGGATCGACGGAGTTGGCCTTGGAAGAAAAAGTCATCCGACAAGACTGAGAAAGCGGCTGCCGCAGCAGATTCTGGTGGATCACAGGAAGAGAAG GATAGCTATAAAAAACCCAGCTATGTTCAAATTTCTGCGGAATCATACACCCACCTGACTAGTTTAGAGGATCAAGTGAAGACATATGAGGAACAAGTTCAGACACTAGAGGGAGAGATTAAGGACTTGAATGAAAAGCTGTCTGCAACCCATTCAGAGATGACTACCAAAGAAAACCTGGTGAAACAACATGCTAAAGTTGCTGAAGAAGCTGTTTCAG GTTGGGAAAAGGCTGAGGCAGAAGCTTTGGCATTGAAAAATCATCTAGAATCGGTCACCCTCTCAAAGCTCACTGCTGAAGATCGGGCATCACATTTGGATGGTGCTCTTAAAGAGTGCATGCGGCAGATACGAAATCTAAAAGAAGAACATGAACAGAGAGTGCAGGAAATTGTCCTCAACAAGAACAAGCAATTGGACAAAATTAAGATGGATTTTGAAGCAAAAATTGCTACTTTAGACCAAGAGCTCCTTAGATCTGCTGCTGAAAATGCTGCACTTTCAAGGTCATTGCAAGAGCATTCTAACATGCTGATCAAGATAAGTGAAGAAAAGTCACAAGCTGAGGCTGAAATCGAGCTCTTGAAGAGCAATATTGAGTCATGTGAAAGGGAAATAAATTCACACAAATATGAACTCCATGTAATTTCTAAAGAGCTGGAGATTCgtaatgaagaaaagaatatGAGCATAAGATCTGCTGAAGCTGCCAACAAGCAGCATATGGAGGGTGTCAAAAAAGTAGCTAAGCTGGAATCAGAGTGCCAAAGATTACGCGGTCTTGTTCGGAAGAAGTTGCCAGGTCCTGCTGCACTTGCCCAGATGAAGCTAGAGGTTGAGAGTTTGGGCAGAGATTATGGAGACTCTAGATTGAGGAGGTCTCCCGTTAAGCCTCCAAGTCCTCGTTCGTCCTCTGTGACTGAATTTTCTCTGGACAATGTACAGAAATTCCATAAAGAGAATGAGTTTCTCACAGAGCGTTTATTTACAATGGAGGAGGAAACAAAGATGCtgaaagaagctttggcaaAGCGTAACAGTGAACTGCAGGCTTCTAGGAATCTGTGTGCTAAAACAGCAAGCAAGCTTCAGAGTTTAGAAGCTCAATTTCATATCAGCAATCAACTGAAAAGTTCCCCAAAATCTATCATTCAGGTTCCTGCTGAAGGTTACTCTAGTCAAAATATTAGCAATCCACCTAGCTTAATCACTGTGTCAGAAGATGGAAATGATGATACACAAAGCTGTGCTGACTCTTGGGCAACGATATCGATCTCCGAGTTTTCCAATTTCAAGAAGGACAATCACAGTGAGAAGTTGAACAAGGCTGAAAACGCAAAGCACCTTGAGCTTATGGATGACTTCTTGGAGATGGAGAAGTTGGCTTGTTTAAATGTAGACAGTGCCGCTACCACTTCAAATTCTCCAAAAATCAAGACTTCTGAAGTTGCCAATAGGGATGCTTCAGATGAGATTTCTTTGCAAAAAGAAGATACACTGTCTGAAGAGAAGCACAATTTGGATCCACCGGTTAATCACCTGTCTTGCAAAAAGGATTCTTCAGCCATAGAATCAGGATCTGATGCAGACCTGTCATCATTCATGAAGCTCCAGTTGAGAATCTCTACATTACTTGATTCTGGGTCTAAGAAGGCTGATATGGGGAAAATTTTAGAAGATATTAAGCAGGTTGTGCAGGATGCAGAAACTGGTGCAAGCTGCGTTTCCAAAGAAGCACACTGTTCTGATGCAACAACACATGACAGGCAGACTTGTCCTGAAGATGCTGGCATAATGGGAGAGAAGGAAATCGAATTGTCCCAAGAGAGTAAGACAGCTGCACAAATTACGCACACAGTAAGCCAGGAGTTATTGCCTGCCATTTCTCAGATTCATGACTTTGTATTATTGCTGGGTAAAGAAGCAATGGCAGTTCATGACACTTCTTGCGATAGCATTGGTCTGAGCCAGAAAATCAAGGAGTTTTCAATCACTTTTAATAAAGTTTTATACAGTGACAGAAGTTTGGTTGATTTCGTATCTGATCTTGCTCATATATTAGCTCTAGCCAGCGGGCTCAGATTCAATGTCCTGGGATATAAAGGCAATGAGGCAGAAATCAGCAGTCCTGATTGCATAGATAAGATTGCTTTACCCGAGAACAAGGTTGTTCAAAAGAATTCATCAGTAGAAACATATCAGAATGGCTGTGCCAACATTTCTAGCCCTACCTCTAATCCTGAGGTGCCTGATGATGGAAATTTGGTACTGGGCTATGGATCAAACACCACATCGTGCAAGGTCTCATTGGAAGAGTTTGAAGAATTGAAATCAGAGAAGGACAACATGGCCATGGATCTAGCTAGATGTactgaaaattttgaaatgacAAAGTCTCAGTTACATGAAACCGAACAGCTTCTAGCTGAAGTTAAATCCCAATTGGCTTCTGCACAAAGGTCTAACAGCTTGGCTGAGACACAGCTTAAATGCATGACAGAGTCATATAGGTCACTTGAAACACGTGCACAGGAGTTAGAAACTGAGGTAAACCTTCTGCGGTTGAAAACAGAAACTTTGGAAAATGAGcttcaagaagaaaagaagagtcATCAGGGTGCTTTGACCAGATGCAAGGAACTAGAAGAGCAACTGCAAAC GAACGAGAGCTCTACAGTGACTGACACTGAGTGCAAACAG GAGAAAGAGATAGCAGCTGCTGCCGAAAAGCTTGCAGAGTGCCAGGAGACCATATTTCTACTTGGCAAGCAGTTAAATTCTCTGTGTCCCCAAACAGAGATCATGGGATCTCCTTACAGTGAAAGGAGTCAAATTGGCGATGTTTTTGCTGAAGATGAACCTACTACAAGTGACATGAATTTGCAGGACTTCGATCAAGCTGAGATGGACACAGGTGGTTTAGCCAATATACACACAGCAGGGGCGGAATCTCCCATCAATTCACACAACCATCCATGCAGTCCATCTGATACAGAATCAAGCCTCTTGAGATCCCCAGTTGGTTCGAAGCCTCCAAAACACAGGCCTACAAAATCTTCATCTTCTGCCCCAATGCTGGAGAAACATTCTCGAGGATTTAGCAGGTTCTTTTCCTCGAAAGGGAAGAATGGTTATTAG